A single window of Mycosarcoma maydis chromosome 1, whole genome shotgun sequence DNA harbors:
- a CDS encoding tRNA (uracil) methyltransferase (related to TRM44 - tRNA(Ser) Um(44) 2'-O-methyltransferase), producing MSSFNGECGIEPNGTENAIKAAEGAKRTTVQHQQLPPRPKLVPIYPSAQAQTPPSCSTGIEGKLRSTLPFEFSGLCAETCSQGRENGVWASIITAPAYAPMQSWLTVMQSLIRHPERNSTNILRADILSEILASDKRPDALSEDAHEKGWKRQWTVRRSLLPRRPNLDWSMLQDCSLYYRYNSTARKTKDEPDFHQQEKAEEGNGAEVEEAVVVYTPLVGDVSHPKMDLPESCKPTTSTTPPAAAQAQIGYPPPHESYIPFYHPKVRALAFHFHAIAPQDSAGETRFGQLGISLIPFSSPHSTLAPPSYPPTHRLSRVSLSLLTTLHVHTWGDLHSYRKRVHHDQIVPRSLYQDVYLSLKAKYASELIAGWKEATDPSKHVFEEMGIAAFLIGLWELHYRKQADDEREWKNSVKFVDVGCGNGLLTHILMREGFIGVGLDMRERKSWPSFRLHGSVLQEWTFNPSNLVSSPSPDKLEPEIWKGAWLIGNHADQLTPWLPLLATHYRSAGFINLPCCYYALDGTRDFPLLLKAEAGENVSRNEQYLAYVSHLHRWSGWKVELDPLRIPSTKNWCFIGRTRETASVEAVQGDQDSLLTQRVKKAVEQASCGAWGKQIPRPSDKT from the coding sequence ATGTCGAGTTTCAATGGCGAATGTGGTATCGAGCCGAACGGTACAGAAAACGCCATCAAGGCAGCTGAAGGTGCCAAACGAACCACAGTGCAGCATCAACAAttgccacctcgaccaaAACTCGTACCCATTTACCCGTCAGCTCAAGCACAGACTCCACCATCTTGTTCTACCGGTATCGAGGGCAAGTTGAGATCGACTCTTCCGTTCGAGTTCTCCGGATTATGCGCAGAGACATGCAGTCAAGGAAGAGAGAATGGCGTGTGGGCCTCAATCATCACCGCTCCCGCCTACGCACCAATGCAGAGCTGGTTGACAGTGATGCAGAGCCTCATACGCCATCCTGAGCGCAACTCTACCAACATATTGCGTGCCGATATTTTGTCCGAGATCTTGGCTTCTGACAAAAGACCAGACGCGCTCAGCGAAGATGCGCACGAGAAAGGGTGGAAACGGCAATGGACGGTACGTAGATCGTTGCTGCCCAGACGACCCAATTTGGACTGGAGCATGTTACAAGATTGTTCGCTCTACTATCGATACAACTCAACGGCAAGGAAGACAAAAGACGAGCCAGATTTTCACCAGCAGGAGAAGGCGGAGGAGGGGAACGGAGCGGAGGTAGAAGAAGCAGTGGTGGTGTACACCCCTTTAGTCGGTGATGTATCCCATCCCAAGATGGATCTACCCGAGTCATGCAAGCCCACAACATCGACAACACCTCCAGCcgcagcacaagcacagaTAGGTTACCCTCCGCCTCACGAATCCTACATTCCATTCTACCATCCAAAAGTTCGCGCCCTAGCATTCCACTTTCACGCTATTGCTCCTCAAGACTCTGCTGGAGAAACCAGGTTTGGTCAACTCGGGATTTCGCTCATTCCCTTCTCCTCTCCTCACAGCACCTTGGCGCCTCCATCGTACCCACCGACACACCGACTTTCCCGCGTAAGCCTATCGCTCCTGACCACGCTGCATGTGCACACGTGGGGCGACCTGCATTCGTACCGCAAACGAGTGCATCACGATCAGATCGTGCCGCGCTCGCTCTACCAAGATGTCTACCTTTCACTAAAAGCCAAGTACGCGTCCGAACTGATAGCAGGATGGAAAGAAGCGACGGATCCAAGCAAGCATGTCTTTGAAGAGATGGGGATCGCCGCTTTTCTCATCGGATTGTGGGAGCTCCACTATCGAAAGCAAGCAGATGACGAACGAGAGTGGAAGAATAGTGTAAAGTTTGTCGATGTGGGCTGTGGGAATGGACTGCTAACCCATATCCTAATGCGGGAAGGATTCATTGGAGTAGGACTCGACATGAGAGAACGTAAAAGCTGGCCATCCTTTCGCCTGCACGGTTCAGTCTTGCAGGAATGGACATTCAACCCTTCCAACCTCGTCTCTTCGCCCTCGCCCGACAAGTTGGAACCAGAGATATGGAAGGGTGCATGGCTTATCGGCAACCACGCCGATCAACTTACACCCTGGCTTCCCCTGCTTGCCACCCACTACCGTTCGGCGGGATTCATCAACCTTCCCTGTTGTTACTACGCTCTCGATGGCACCCGTGACTTCCCATTGTTACTCAAAGCGGAAGCAGGCGAAAACGTGTCGAGAAACGAGCAGTATTTAGCCTACGTGAGTCACCTGCATCGGTGGAGCGGTTGGAAAGTCGAGTTGGATCCATTAAGGATTCCGAGTACGAAGAATTGGTGTTTCATCGGGAGGACAAGGGAGACTGCGTCGGTAGAAGCTGTGCAAGGAGATCAGGACAGCTTGTTGACGCAGAGAGTGAAAAAGGCGGTCGAGCAGGCATCATGTGGTGCATGGGGCAAACAGATTCCACGACCGTCTGACAAGACTTGA
- a CDS encoding uncharacterized protein (related to TOM5 - mitochondrial outer membrane protein), which produces MFGGAPRQPSPKEAAAAQMQARATLKQFAVYAAGLWSAPLALYYLNELLGRHIA; this is translated from the exons ATGTTTGGAGGTGCACCACGTCAACCCAGCCCAAaggaggctgctgctgctcagatGCAGGCACGAGCCACTTTGAAACAGTTTGCTGTGTATGCTGCAGGTCTTTGGTCTG CCCCCCTTGCTCTGTACTACCtcaacgagctgctcggACGCCACATTGCTTGA
- a CDS encoding uncharacterized protein (related to RRP5 - processing of pre-ribosomal RNA), with protein sequence MPGIKRSRPAEEAATGSSKFGATKKNKNAALATTSTPSSSLLSAQEVDFPRGGSSGLTPLEFREAKREARSESAANELLFKDAKDEQALAKRNKIKQKHNREKRNDTKKKRTPAAASAPTMRAEKSEHHRIEHINYKRLVPGSRLLCSVLAIHPIAVVVSLPNQMLGHIPATQISPQFTHRLQVAADASAEHDDQDEDMSTEEDSESDDDDAETNSAPNKRSKKDVTKVPELSELFHVGQWLVASVVQVHSGDVAKGRPTREGGEYEKESRRVELSLSPHLVNTGVSISDLDVGASLSATISSVEDHGYMLDSGIPEFRGFVGFSDVARLPASFHAGKNGKSLEVGSVVFAKITKIPESKRSFEATLDPKTVSTSPIKHTPSITAILPGTLTKVLVTAALPTGLNVKLFGMFDATIDRFHLPELPQGKDISDVYKEGSKHVARVLWDLLSPPSTALQSDIPEHERKLGLSLAPQVLALEAPVAKDQQLLQHAYPIGAILKVTVVQTINDWGLVVSVHDTDLRGFVHISQVSDDHVVSLPPSSGPFAKETVHKARVVGHSPTDRTLQLSLKASVLERKFMRVSEVEVGEVVTANIIKLGLPNAIFLQLQGHVDGVVFSNHFADVKLTQPEKRYKPGLSVKARVMDVDPNRNRIVLTLKKSLVKSDLPIVASMQDARIGVVTNATVFRVQTNSLIVSLFGGLKALVPGREVSENDFNDVKSSFTEGKVIKIRITEVDYENQKVVGSIKQTLPEYLAKLNVDAVEVGDKVTGKVAAVHKEVVVLTLVPTGVRALLSLSVLASMRNTTSQELLESLEEDQEIEDLVVSAKNPAKGIVIVADKVRSSKSEDVENNGSTSGQVKQGNVVQGRVIQKNDKYLDCVVALGTATRATLHVTDLADDFSRNVSLPSPGQTLQCYIVSLKSNGKSAVISTRPSRVAASDSAEVTDPEISSISDLAKGQKVRGFVKAITNVGLFVTVGRKLDARVQVRELFDEFVRDWKTRFTVGQVVSGTIMDTNVHNNEIEMSLKSTPGSIKPRAERAEERALLDAKKRPKRLADFKVGDKVKGFVKNIIGFGVFVQIEGTNVSGLAHMNELSDGKADEALKAFRVGDKVRAIVLRINEEKKKISFGLKPSYFDAADFEDSSDEDEDEEMAEAEAEADADSANEDENEDEDEESDEEGDFVEMDEDSDDEDNQDDSKPKKSAVPSLALSGGFSWSAGANDDEESDNGLSSSESDSDYDSDSETGAAKKAAQRKEKAKAKAQAKSRKNALEEDLTADLASKAPESATDYERLLLGSPNSSFLWIQFMSFALQLSDVDRAREIARRALKVINYREEQERMNVWIALLNLENTYGSDETLDSTFKEAVQANDGFSMYLKMINIFETSSKTEEAQELFVKAKAKYSVLPEFWIEYARFYLRTDQADAARALLPRAMQALDKREHTSTITAFAINEFKLGDAERGRTIFEGLVDSYPKRLDLWWQYLDQESRLQDNQAQVRNLFERTMTLKLTAKKGKSLLKKWLEYEKKNGDVKSQQKVLARAKAFVDEINSKNQTVEDEAEEEDDE encoded by the coding sequence ATGCCTGGTATCAAACGATCAAGGCCAGCAGAGGAAGCCGCGACCGGCTCCTCCAAATTCGGTGCGACTAAAAAGAACAAGAACGCCGCTCTTGCCACAACTTCGACTCCTTCCTCCTCGTTACTTTCGGCACAGGAAGTCGACTTCCCCCGTGGCGGAAGCTCTGGCTTGACGCCGCTCGAATTCAGGGAGGCAAAGCGCGAAGCTCGTTCCGAATCCGCTGCCAACGAGCTCCTCTTCAAGGACGCAAAGGATGAACAAGCATTGGCGAAACGTaacaagatcaagcaaAAGCACAATCGTGAGAAACGCAACGATACTaagaagaagcgcacaCCTGCTGCCGCAAGTGCACCTACGATGCGCGCagagaagagcgagcaCCACCGAATCGAGCACATCAACTATAAACGTCTCGTTCCTGGCTCTCGTCTGCTTTGCTCCgtcctcgccatccaccCAATCGCCGTTGTCGTCTCACTGCCCAACCAGATGCTCGGCCATATTCCTGCCACACAGATCAGCCCACAGTTTACACATCGTCTCCAGgtcgctgctgatgcgAGCGCTGAGCACGATGACCAAGATGAAGATATGAGCACGGAGGAGGAcagcgagagcgatgacgacgatgcagaaACCAACAGCGCACCAAACAAGCGGTCAAAGAAGGATGTCACAAAGGTCCCCGAGCTGTCTGAACTCTTCCATGTCGGACAATGGCTGGTCGCTAGCGTCGTCCAAGTTCACTCTGGCGATGTTGCCAAGGGCCGGCCCACCCGCGAGGGAGGCGAGTATGAAAAGGAGTCTCGTCGTGTAGAGCTCTCGCTTTCCCCTCACCTTGTCAACACGGGCGTGTCCATATCGGATCTTGACGTCGGCGCATCCCTCTCTGCAACCATCTCGAGTGTCGAAGATCACGGCTacatgctcgacagcgGAATCCCCGAGTTCCGCGGCTTCGTTGGCTTCAGCGATGTAGCCAGACTCCCCGCCAGCTTCCACGCAGGAAAGAACGGCAAGTCACTTGAGGTAGGCAGCGTTGTCTTTGCCAAAATCACCAAGATTCCGgaaagcaagcgcagcttTGAAGCGACGCTCGATCCCAAGACCGTCTCGACCAGCCCGATCAAGCACACTCCCAGCATTACCGCCATCCTCCCTGGTACGCTCACTAAGGTTCTTGTCACCGCTGCACTCCCCACCGGTCTCAACGTCAAGCTTTTTGGCATGTTTGATGCTACTATCGATCGTTTCCATCTTCCCGAGCTCCCACAAGGCAAAGACATTTCTGACGTTTACAAGGAGGGATCCAAGCACGTAGCACGTGTGCTGTGGGACTTGCTCAGCCCGCCTTCCACTGCCTTGCAGAGCGACATCCCGGAGCACGAGCGCAAACTTGGCCTCTCGCTGGCGCCGCAGGTGCTTGCTCTCGAGGCGCCAGTCGCCAAagatcagcagctgcttcagcACGCTTACCCGATCGGTGCTATTCTCAAGGTGACCGTGGTGCAGACCATCAACGACTGGGGACTCGTCGTCTCTGTTCATGACACTGATCTACGCGGCTTTGTTCACATCTCACAAGTTTCGGATGACCACGTTGTGTCGCTGCCACCCTCTTCCGGCCCGTTTGCCAAGGAAACGGTGCACAAGGCTCGTGTCGTCGGTCACTCGCCCACCGATCGCACCTTGCAGCTATCGCTCAAAGCATCTGTGCTGGAGCGCAAATTCATGCGTGTTTCAGAAGTCGAAGTCGGCGAAGTCGTCACTGCCAACATCATCAAGCTGGGTCTACCCAATGCAATCTTCCTCCAGTTGCAGGGTCACGTGGATGGCGTCGTCTTCTCCAATCACTTTGCCGACGTCAAGCTTACGCAACCCGAGAAACGCTACAAACCGGGTCTTTCGGTCAAAGCGCGTGTCATGGATGTAGATCCCAACCGCAACAGGATTGTGCTTACGCTCAAGAAATCGCTCGTCAAGTCGGATCTGCCCATCGTTGCCTCGATGCAAGATGCACGAATCGGCGTCGTGACCAACGCTACCGTCTTCCGCGTCCAAACCAACTCGCTCATCGTCAGCCTCTTTGGTGGATTGAAGGCGCTCGTGCCTGGCAGGGAAGTGAGCGAGAACGATTTCAACGACGTCAAGAGCAGCTTCACCGAAGGCAAGGTGATCAAGATCAGGATCACCGAGGTCGACTATGAGAATCAGAAGGTTGTGGGTAGCATCAAGCAGACTTTACCCGAATACctggccaagctcaacgtgGATGCGGTCGAAGTAGGTGACAAGGTCACTGGTAAAGTTGCGGCCGTGCACaaggaggtggtggtgctgacgCTAGTGCCCACGGGAGTGCGTGCATTGCTGTCGCTTTCCGTGCTCGCTTCGATGCGCAACACGACATCTCAAGAGCTTCTTGAGAGTCTTGAGGAGGATCAggagatcgaggatcttgtTGTGTCGGCCAAGAACCCTGCCAAGGGCATCGTGATTGTAGCTGACAAGGTCCGCTCCAGCAAGAGTGAAGACGTTGAAAACAACGGATCCACCTCAGGCCAAGTCAAGCAGGGGAATGTGGTACAAGGTCGCGTTATTCAGAAAAACGACAAGTACCTGGACTGCGTCGTCGCTCTTGGCACTGCTACTCGTGCTACGCTTCACGTGACCGACCTGGCGGACGACTTCTCCCGAAACGTCTCCCTGCCCAGCCCCGGCCAGACCCTCCAATGCTATATCGTGTCGCTCAAGTCGAATGGCAAGAGCGCTGTCATCTCCACTCGCCCGTCGCGCGTCGCTGCTTCTGACTCCGCCGAAGTCACCGATCCGGAAATCTCCTCGATCAGCGACCTCGCCAAGGGCCAAAAGGTACGTGGCTTTGTCAAAgccatcacgaatgtcggTTTGTTTGTCACCGTCGGCcgcaagctcgatgcgcgTGTCCAGGTGCGTGAGCTGTTTGACGAGTTTGTTCGTGACTGGAAGACCCGTTTCACCGTCGGTCAAGTCGTCTCCGGCACCATCATGGACACCAACGTGCACAAcaacgagatcgagatgtCGCTCAAATCCACTCCAGGCAGCATCAAGCCTCGTGCAGAGCGTGCCGAAGAACGCGCCCTGCTCGACGCTAAGAAGCGTCCCAAGAGATTGGCCGACTTCAAGGTGGGCGACAAGGTCAAAGGTTTCGTCAAGAATATCATTGGCTTTGGCGTTTTTGTTCAGATCGAGGGCACCAACGTTTCCGGTCTGGCGCACATGAACGAGCTCAGCGATGGCAAGGCGGACGAGGCCTTGAAGGCTTTCAGGGTGGGCGACAAGGTGAGGGCAATCGTGCTGAGGATCAacgaggagaagaagaagatcaGCTTTGGGCTGAAGCCATCTTAtttcgatgctgctgactTTGAGGACAGCAGtgacgaagatgaagacgaggagATGGCAGAAGCCGAGGCTGAAGCTGATGCAGACTCGGCCAACGAAGACGAGaatgaggacgaggacgaagagagCGATGAGGAAGGCGACTTTGTTGAGATGGACGAAGAtagcgatgacgaagacaACCAAGACGACTCCAAGCCGAAAAAGTCAGCCGTTCCGTCTCTTGCGCTCTCCGGTGGATTCTCTTGGTCCGCCGGTGCCAATGACGATGAGGAATCGGACAACGGTCTGTCTTCCTCCGAATCCGACTCGGACTATGACTCTGACTCGGAAACCGGAGCAGCCAAGAAAGCGGCGCAGCGCAAGGAAAAGGCTAAGGCGAAAGCCCAAGCAAAGTCTCGCAAGAACgcgctcgaagaggacCTCACCGCGGACCTTGCTTCCAAAGCACCTGAATCAGCCACCGACTACGAGCGTCTTCTTCTGGGCTCGCCCAACTCGTCGTTCCTCTGGATCCAGTTCATGTCGTTTGCTCTGCAACTGTCGGACGTCGACCGTGCACGCGAGATCGCGCGTCGCGCGCTCAAAGTCATCAACTACCGTGAAGAGCAAGAACGCATGAATGTTTGGATCGCCTTGCTCAACCTCGAAAACACGTACGGATCGGACGAGACTCTGGACTCGACGTTCAAGGAAGCCGTTCAGGCCAACGACGGATTCAGCATGTATCTCAAGATGATCAACATCTTCGAGACGAGCTCCAAGACGGAAGAGGCACAAGAACTCTTTGTGAAAGCAAAGGCCAAATACTCTGTCTTGCCAGAGTTCTGGATTGAATATGCTCGCTTCTACCTGCGCACCGACCAAGCggatgctgctcgagcgctgtTGCCTCGAGCAATGCAAGCTTTGGACAAGCGAGAACACACGTCCACCATCACTGCCTTTGCCATCAACGAGTTCAAGCTGGGAGACGCCGAACGCGGTCGAACCATCTTTGAGGGTCTGGTAGACAGCTACCCGAAACGGTTGGATCTGTGGTGGCAGTACTTGGACCAAGAGTCGAGGTTGCAAGACAATCAGGCTCAGGTGAGGAACCTGTTCGAGAGGACAATGACGTTGAAGTTGACGGCCAAGAAAGGTAAAAGTCTGTTGAAAAAGTGGTTGGAGTACGAAAAGAAGAATGGGGATGTGAAGAGTCAACAGAAGGTCCTAGCGAGGGCCAAGGCAtttgtcgacgagatcaacaGTAAGAACCAGAcggtcgaggatgaggcggaagaggaggatgacgagTAG
- a CDS encoding uncharacterized protein (related to VBA1 - Vacuolar Basic Amino acid transporter) — protein sequence MVMSNHVVDEQTSLLASHDQGSKRTNYQATPHHQDNNGDNSTTSSSPTQNESDDHVKVMPPLRKLAPLLTAVWVPVFVASMDGTVTATLISSISSSFNASEQAQWLGSAYLLSVACFTPLYGRLTDIVGRRNCMFIALTFFTTGTLLCGLATSMNVLIFARALAGVGGGGLTTNTSIILSDVVPLKNRGLLQGLTNIIFGLGSGLGGPIGGWMNDTIGWRRAFLIQIPLLLADYVLAFAFVRVKTPNRLVHQSKWEKLKSIDFAGAFSLVLGLSSTLISLSLMSANDVPLSHPTVWAGFVIGFASISFFFYAEANIARTPILPLRLITQRSGAAVAFANFCLSVVSFGTLYHLPLFFQAVKLETPSLAGLHLIPNSIALSVGSVLAGVVMRSSGRYYRYNLINAMIITVSIVCVALFTRSSSEAFTYASIVPHGFGTAGVLTCTLIALINSVPRSDVAVATSMSYMARNTGQILGVSGGGTLFQALLKRQLRQRITGKGADEIISEIRHKTSIVPELPKELQEAAIESYAFALRWVFIGIAIVSVGTIIGSALIEDKELPSYENAKPDSDDQAQHGDCE from the coding sequence ATGGTGATGTCCAATcacgtcgtcgacgagcagacCTCGTTATTGGCTTCGCATGACCAAGGCTCAAAGAGAACAAACTATCAAGCTACACCACATCACCAGGACAACAACGGCGATAACTCCACGACATCCTCTTCGCCAACACAGAATGAGTCAGATGACCATGTCAAAGTTATGCCGCCACTGCGCAAGCTTGCGCCTCTCCTCACTGCTGTTTGGGTTCCCGTCTTTGTCGCCAGCATGGACGGAACTGTCACCGCTACACTCATCTcgagcatcagcagctcctTTAACGCATCCGAGCAGGCACAGTGGCTCGGGTCCGCCTACCTTCTCTCGGTCGCCTGTTTCACGCCCCTCTATGGCCGTCTAACTGACATTGTAGGACGTCGCAACTGCATGTTCATCGCGCTTACCTTCTTCACTACCGGCACCTTGTTGTGTGGTCTTGCCACCTCGATGAATGTGCTCATCTTCGCCCGTGCGCTAGCTGGAGTAGGAGGCGGAGGTCTCACTACAAACACCAGCATTATCCTTTCAGACGTAGTCCCGCTCAAGAATCGTGGTCTGTTGCAAGGCTTGACAAACATCATCTTTGGTTTGGGCTCGGGCCTCGGTGGGCCCATCGGCGGTTGGATGAACGATACCATCGGATGGCGACGTGCTTTTCTGATCCAGATTCCGTTATTGCTTGCCGACTATGTGCTAGCGTTTGCCTTTGTCAGGGTCAAGACGCCCAATAGGCTCGTACATCAGTCCAAGTGGGAGAAGCTCAAATCGATCGATTTCGCGGGTGCCTTCTCGCTCGTGCTGGGTCTTTCAAGTACCTTGATCTCACTGAGCCTGATGAGCGCCAACGACGTGCCCTTGTCGCATCCGACGGTGTGGGCTGGATTTGTGATCGGGTTCGCCAGTATCAGCTTCTTTTTCTACGCAGAGGCCAACATCGCACGCACGCCCATCTTGCCACTACGTCTCATCACGCAGCGCTCCGGGGCTGCGGTGGCATTCGCCAATTTCTGCCTCTCAGTTGTCTCGTTTGGTACGCTGTACCACTTGCCTCTTTTCTTTCAAGCCGTTAAGCTCGAGACGCCTTCGTTGGCTGGATTGCATCTCATTCCGAACAGCATTGCGCTCAGTGTTGGCTCGGTGCTGGCAGGTGTGGTGATGCGAAGCTCAGGTCGGTACTACAGGTATAACCTGATCAACGCAATGATTATTACCGTCTCGATTGTCTGTGTCGCACTTTTCACGCGGTCCAGCTCGGAAGCTTTCACCTATGCTTCGATCGTACCACACGGGTTTGGGACAGCCGGCGTCCTGACCTGCACTTTGATCGCGCTCATCAACTCAGTCCCTCGATCCGACGTAGCCGTTGCCACGAGCATGTCGTACATGGCACGCAACACGGGCCAGATCCTGGGCGTTTCTGGCGGTGGTACGCTCTTCCAAGCGCTACTGAAGAGGCAGCTGCGACAGAGGATCACCGGCAAGGGAGCTGACGAGATCATCTCTGAGATCAGACACAAGACTTCCATCGTGCCCGAATTGCCGAAAGAACTGCAGGAGGCAGCGATAGAGTCGTACGCATTTGCATTGCGATGGGTCTTCATTGGTATCGCAATCGTTAGCGTCGGGACAATCATTGGAAGCGCATTGATTGAGGATAAGGAGTTGCCGTCTTATGAGAATGCGAAGCCGGACTCAGATGATCAAGCGCAACATGGAGATTGTGAGTAG
- a CDS encoding anaphase promoting complex subunit DOC1 (related to anaphase promoting complex subunit 10) yields MEHIVVASTSRGTTATTPTSNSKRKRSRRIYDVEDRTTKADVGSSPGTQWTLSSYKPGSGVAELRSSDLTKLWQSDGNQPHLISIQFSRRTCVTHLSIYLDVKQDDSYTPTKIAVKAGTNYHDLTMVRQRTFDAPQGWKHFNMTPGSVDAVTAEEDEEADGEDGQDDATQESAPAGPAGERDDDDQGESQGIRVWLIQVCILANHLNGKDTHIRRLIVFGPQPSDAPNPQGLKRPTNGLTHSMLLPPQVRLRNEQASSGHSPNVTLAQLLSLQNAASVDVQDDQAGDESAAGAVLRRTGLNLFGNIR; encoded by the exons ATGGAACACATTGTAGTTGCCAGCACGAGCCGTGGGACGACAGCTACAACACCAACGTCCAACAGCAAACGGAAACGATCTCGTCGCATCTACGATGTCGAAG ACCGAACCACAAAAGCAGACGTTGGCTCATCACCGGGCACACAGTGGACTCTATCGTCGTACAAACCCGGTTCAGGCGTCGCAGAACTCCGGTCCTCCGACCTCACAAAGCTGTGGCAATCGGATGGCAATCAACCGCATCTGATCAGCATCCAATTCTCACGACGTACTTGTGTCACTCACCTTTCGATCTATCTGGATGTCAAGCAAGACGACTCTTACACTCCGACGAAAATCGCGGTCAAAGCGGGCACGAATTATCACGATCTAACGATGGTGAGGCAGAGAACGTTTGATGCACCGCAAGGTTGGAAGCACTTCAACATGACACCGGGGAGTGTCGATGCGGTGAcggcggaagaggacgaggaggctgATGGAGAGGATGGTCAAGACGATGCAACGCAAGAGAGTGCACCCGCAGGACCCGCAGGGGAGcgagatgacgatgatcaAGGAGAGTCCCAAGGTATCCGAGTGTGGTTGATTCAGGTTtgcatcttggccaacCATCTCAACGGTAAGGATACGCATATCAGAAGACTCATTGTTTTCGGACCCCAACCAAGCGACGCGCCCAACCCACAAGGGCTGAAGAGACCGACTAATGGACTCACACATTCAATGCTGCTACCACCTCAGGTCAGACTCCGAAACGAACAGGCGTCGAGCGGTCACAGTCCAAACGTCACGTTGGCTCAGTTGCTTTCCCTGCAAAACGCGGCCAGTGTTGATGTTCAAGACGACCAAGCcggcgacgagagcgcAGCTGGTGCGGTGTTACGCAGAACTGGGCTTAATTTATTCGGCAACATCCGCTGA
- a CDS encoding protein translocase subunit TIM13 (related to TIM13 - Translocase of the inner membrane) — protein sequence MDLSSLTGKSAAAGGATSAERKEAIKQQVSSELAMANAQQLITKATEKCYSKCIPAPGASLSGKEQTCLTRCMERYFEAFNIVSSTYVRRVSNERAAGAVAEAGL from the exons ATGGACCTCAGCTCATTAACAGGAAAATCGGCCGCTGCAGGTGGGGCTACCTCTGCTGAGCGCAAGGAGGcgatcaagcagcaagT CTCCTCTGAACTTGCCATGGCCAACGCACAGCAGCTGATCACCAAGGCGACCGAAAAATGCTATTCCAAATGCATTCCTGCCCCCGGTGCCAGTCTCTCCGGCAAGGAACAGACCTGCCTCACAAGATGCATGGAAAGGTACTTTGAAGCTTTCAACATTGTCTCTTCGACGTACGTGCGCAGAGTAAGCAACGAAcgcgctgctggtgccgtTGCTGAGGCCGGCCTTTAG